The following DNA comes from Ruficoccus amylovorans.
TGCTTGACCAGTTCAGCAAGCAGCCGCTCGTCCAGCGTCAGCTCAAGGTGCCGGATTTCGAACTGCGCATGCGGACCAAGGCCGAGTCCGACCCCGTGGTCGCGGCGGCCTCCGTCATCGCCCGAGCCGAGTACGTGCGGCAGATGGACAAGCTTTCCGAAGAGGCCGGGTTCAAACTCGGCAAGGGAGCCAGCGCCGCCGTCAAAAAGCAGGGCAAGCAACTCGTGGAAAAATTCGGCCCCGAGTCCCTCGGCAACTTCGCCAAGCTCCACTTCCGCACCGCCTACGAGGTGCTCGGCCTGCCCGTCCCCGAAAAACAGCCCTGGCACAGGTATTGATAAACAAGTTTGAGAGTTTAAGAGTTTGAAAGTTTGAGAGTTGGGGGCGGTTGGAACGATTAAAGGTGGAGAAGTTTTACGAAACGGGAACAGCTACGCGATGAACTCTCAAACCAACAAACTTTCAAACTCTCAAACCTCCTTCCCCCTCTGGGAGATGGACTGTGGCGTCTTTCGCGAATGCGGGGCGCTCGTGGGGGTGGACGAGGCCGGACGCGGGGCCTTGGCCGGGCCGGTGGTGGCGGCGGCGTTTTGTCCCGGAGAGGGATTTTTTGAAAATAGCGAGCTGCGGGAACTTTGCGCCGACATCACCGACTCGAAGCTCCTTTCCCCCGCCCAGCGCGAGGAGATCCTCGCCCGGCTGGAACAGTGGCGGGACGAGGGCAGGGTGGCCTTTGCCGCCGCGGCCGGCGAGATTGACGAGATTGAGCGCCTGAACATCCTTGGTGCGACCCGGCTGGCCATGACCCGGGCGCTGGAAGCGCTCCCTTTGGAGTTGCCGTCCGCCGGGGAGGCGGAGATGCCGCTTTTTGAACAAGCGGCCAGCGGCCCGCGCCTGCGTATTCTGATCGACGGCAAGCCCTTGAAGAACTTCCCCTACGCCCACGACGGGCTGGTCAAAGGTGACAGCCGCAGCCTCTGCATTGCCGCCGCCTCCATCGTGGCCAAGGTCACGCGGGACCGGCTCATGGTCGCGCTCGACGCGGAGTTCCCCGCCTACGGTTTCGCCGGGCACAAGGGCTACGGCACCGCTACCCATCGGGCCGCCCTGCACGCGCATGGCCCGTGCCCGTATCACCG
Coding sequences within:
- a CDS encoding ribonuclease HII, with amino-acid sequence MNSQTNKLSNSQTSFPLWEMDCGVFRECGALVGVDEAGRGALAGPVVAAAFCPGEGFFENSELRELCADITDSKLLSPAQREEILARLEQWRDEGRVAFAAAAGEIDEIERLNILGATRLAMTRALEALPLELPSAGEAEMPLFEQAASGPRLRILIDGKPLKNFPYAHDGLVKGDSRSLCIAAASIVAKVTRDRLMVALDAEFPAYGFAGHKGYGTATHRAALHAHGPCPYHRTLFLRKVLGEGEGKGRNS